Proteins encoded in a region of the Lycorma delicatula isolate Av1 chromosome 6, ASM4794821v1, whole genome shotgun sequence genome:
- the LOC142326889 gene encoding uncharacterized protein LOC142326889: protein MNQKEKGCYFMEGETEKALKEINRKACGVYEVLAELWYGLGERRIRGITSLCNLIYESGYWPEDFMTTIMVPIEKKNTLKCEEFRAIISLISHTARILLRVLNGRLYGRLERSIGEDKFWFRRGKGTRFAKGLIE, encoded by the coding sequence ATGAATCAGAAGGAGAAAGGTTGTTACTTTATGGAGGGAGAGACAGAAAAAGCCTTAAAGGAAATTAACAGGAAAGCATGTGGAGTCTATGAAGTACTGGCTGAGCTATGGTACGGTTTAGGGGAAAGGAGAATTAGAGGTATCACAAGCCTGTGTAATTTGATATATGAGAGTGGTTATTGGCCAGAAGATTTCATGACTACTATTATGGTCCCAATAGAAAAGAAGAATACATTGAAATGTGAGGAATTTAGGGCCATTATTAGCCTTATATCGCATACAGCTAGGATACTACTAAGAGTGTTGAATGGGAGACTTTATGGAAGACTAGAGAGATCAATTGGGGAAGATAAGTTTTGGTTTAGAAGGGGGAAGGGAACAAGGTTTGCAAAAGGGTTAATAGAGTGA